From Amycolatopsis sp. cg9, one genomic window encodes:
- a CDS encoding copper homeostasis protein CutC, whose product MSSKTPLLEVIALDAADAEGAQAGGADRLELVADMAQDGLTPSVETLRDVQSATDLPVRVMLRDNGSFAVGDLEGLRADTARLIDAGAREFVFGFLTVDSEIDVDACEALIKEIDGLPWTFHRAIDRTRDPLRAYDQLAALGCDTVLAAGHPNGVASGLSVLQRLAQRDSGPELLVGGGLRAQQVHLLRAGGVRGFHVGSAVRPGGWQAPVAAETVRDWVDLVKS is encoded by the coding sequence ATGAGCTCGAAGACGCCCTTGCTGGAAGTGATCGCGCTGGACGCGGCGGACGCCGAAGGCGCGCAGGCGGGCGGGGCGGACCGCCTCGAACTGGTCGCTGACATGGCTCAGGACGGCCTGACGCCGTCGGTCGAGACGCTCCGGGACGTGCAGTCGGCGACCGATCTCCCGGTCCGGGTCATGCTGCGGGACAACGGGTCCTTCGCCGTCGGCGACCTCGAAGGGCTGCGCGCGGACACCGCCCGGCTGATCGATGCGGGCGCACGCGAGTTCGTCTTCGGCTTCCTCACCGTCGACAGCGAGATCGACGTGGACGCCTGCGAAGCGCTGATCAAGGAGATCGACGGCCTGCCGTGGACGTTCCACCGCGCCATCGACCGGACGCGCGACCCGCTGCGCGCGTACGACCAGCTGGCCGCGCTCGGCTGCGACACGGTGCTCGCCGCGGGCCACCCGAACGGCGTCGCGAGCGGGCTTTCGGTGCTGCAGCGGCTCGCGCAGCGCGACAGCGGGCCGGAGTTGCTCGTCGGCGGGGGTTTGCGGGCGCAGCAGGTGCACCTGTTGCGCGCGGGCGGGGTGCGCGGGTTCCATGTCGGGAGTGCGGTGCGGCCGGGCGGGTGGCAGGCGCCGGTGGCCGCGGAAACCGTGCGTGACTGGGTGGATCTCGTCAAATCCTGA
- a CDS encoding ABC transporter substrate-binding protein: protein MIRRGRTIPLVAALLATAGCSVFSSGTPAAPPPLERTTLRVGVGNAIDTAPLRIAVASGKFGTTGLNVQLVELGADDGLAKVAAGDLDVTFASDIAMFRAAAGGSALQLQGEAYTAGPNTMALVTLPGSDYTVPTAKKSPEIAVNTLDDIGALVARSVLVTAGVDGAKIKFRQVGFDGMPQALQAGDADAALMIEPYITRAEKDLGAHILADGARGSTLDFPLSGYASAKPFAQANPRTLAAFRTALGSAQQSATDPAVVRDALPKFSDIDSTTAALISLGSYPASLNGIRLQRVADLMHNSGLLANRLDVQALLPDQNGY from the coding sequence ATGATCAGACGCGGACGGACGATTCCGCTGGTAGCGGCGCTTCTGGCGACCGCAGGGTGCAGCGTGTTCTCTTCGGGCACCCCGGCGGCCCCGCCACCGCTGGAACGGACGACCCTGCGCGTCGGTGTGGGCAACGCCATCGACACGGCCCCGCTGCGGATCGCCGTGGCGAGCGGGAAGTTCGGCACCACCGGGCTGAACGTCCAACTGGTGGAACTCGGTGCCGACGACGGGCTGGCCAAGGTGGCCGCCGGCGATCTCGACGTCACCTTCGCCTCCGACATCGCGATGTTCCGCGCGGCGGCCGGCGGGTCGGCGTTGCAGCTGCAGGGCGAGGCCTACACGGCCGGGCCCAACACGATGGCGCTGGTCACCCTGCCCGGCTCCGACTACACCGTGCCGACGGCGAAGAAGTCGCCCGAGATCGCGGTCAACACGCTCGACGACATCGGCGCGCTGGTCGCGCGTTCGGTGCTGGTCACCGCGGGCGTCGACGGGGCGAAGATCAAGTTCCGGCAGGTGGGCTTCGACGGGATGCCGCAGGCGCTCCAGGCGGGCGACGCGGACGCGGCGCTGATGATCGAGCCGTACATCACCCGCGCCGAGAAGGACCTCGGCGCGCACATCCTGGCCGATGGCGCCCGCGGTTCGACGCTCGACTTCCCGCTGTCCGGCTACGCGTCGGCCAAGCCGTTCGCGCAGGCCAACCCACGCACCCTGGCGGCGTTCCGCACGGCGCTGGGGTCGGCCCAGCAGAGCGCGACCGACCCGGCGGTGGTCCGCGACGCGCTCCCGAAGTTCTCCGACATCGACTCGACGACGGCGGCCCTCATCTCGCTCGGCTCGTACCCGGCGTCGCTCAACGGCATCCGGCTGCAGCGGGTGGCGGACCTGATGCACAACTCGGGCCTGCTGGCGAACCGCCTCGACGTCCAGGCGCTGCTCCCCGACCAGAACGGTTATTAG
- a CDS encoding FAD-dependent monooxygenase: protein MTDVLITGAGPTGLVLAAELAMAGVEVTVLERRTGPGLPRPVGLQPRTAELLELRGLDPAGQEVDGPSGHFAGLPVPLDHSVWRTRHPRVLNRTQDDVEAMLAEHAVKHGAVVERGHDVTTVEADDDGVTVDGRRARWLVACDGAHSTVRRLLGVPFPGRTETYVATLAHVRLATASALVPARATHFSEVTRQANGYWAMLTPLGDDGHRFVFGSATRQPGRDAPVSDTEVTEALTALYGAETRLGEVYGASRFNDATRQLERYRHGQVLFAGDAAHIHPPLGGQGLNLGVQDAMNLGWKLAATVRGTAPSGLLDTYHAERHPAAARVLRHTAAQRVFTTPDRSENVEALREIVVDLMRTPDGNRYFSGLLSGLGLGYPGAHRVPDLDLTTAAGPTRLSALLRDGRGLLLDLGDHPVPAGFTGQVRRVRASTGDAEYRGRLLLVRPDGYAVDPAELGRWFG, encoded by the coding sequence ATGACCGACGTCCTGATCACCGGTGCCGGCCCCACCGGGCTGGTGCTCGCCGCCGAACTCGCCATGGCCGGCGTCGAGGTGACCGTCCTGGAACGCCGCACGGGGCCCGGCCTGCCCCGGCCGGTCGGGCTCCAGCCCCGCACCGCCGAGCTGCTCGAACTCCGCGGCCTCGACCCCGCCGGCCAGGAGGTCGACGGCCCCAGCGGGCACTTCGCCGGGCTCCCGGTGCCGCTGGACCACAGCGTCTGGCGGACCCGCCACCCACGGGTGCTCAACCGCACCCAGGACGACGTCGAGGCGATGCTGGCCGAGCACGCCGTGAAGCACGGCGCGGTCGTCGAACGCGGCCACGACGTGACCACCGTCGAGGCCGACGACGACGGCGTCACGGTCGACGGCCGGCGGGCGCGCTGGCTGGTCGCCTGCGACGGCGCGCACAGCACCGTCCGGCGGCTCCTCGGGGTGCCGTTCCCCGGCCGCACCGAGACCTACGTCGCCACGCTCGCGCACGTCCGGCTCGCCACCGCGTCCGCGCTCGTCCCGGCCCGCGCCACGCACTTCAGCGAGGTCACGCGGCAGGCGAACGGCTACTGGGCGATGCTCACCCCGCTCGGCGACGACGGCCACCGGTTCGTCTTCGGCTCGGCGACGCGGCAGCCCGGTCGCGACGCACCCGTGTCGGACACCGAAGTGACCGAAGCGCTGACGGCCCTGTACGGCGCCGAGACGCGCCTGGGCGAGGTGTACGGCGCTTCGCGGTTCAACGACGCGACGCGGCAGCTGGAGCGGTACCGGCACGGCCAGGTGCTCTTCGCCGGCGACGCCGCCCACATCCACCCGCCACTCGGCGGGCAGGGGCTCAACCTCGGGGTGCAGGACGCGATGAACCTGGGCTGGAAGCTGGCCGCGACCGTCCGCGGCACGGCGCCGTCCGGGCTGCTGGACACCTACCACGCCGAGCGCCACCCGGCGGCCGCGCGCGTGCTGCGGCATACGGCCGCCCAGCGGGTGTTCACCACGCCCGACCGGAGCGAGAACGTCGAGGCGCTGCGCGAGATCGTCGTCGACCTGATGCGGACGCCGGACGGCAACCGGTACTTCAGCGGGCTGCTGTCCGGCCTCGGTCTCGGCTACCCGGGCGCGCACCGGGTCCCGGACCTCGACCTGACGACCGCGGCCGGCCCGACCCGGCTTTCGGCGTTGCTGCGGGACGGCCGCGGCCTGCTACTCGACCTCGGCGACCACCCGGTCCCGGCGGGCTTCACCGGGCAGGTGCGCCGGGTGCGCGCGAGCACCGGCGACGCGGAGTACCGCGGCCGGCTGCTGCTGGTCCGCCCGGACGGGTACGCCGTCGACCCCGCCGAGCTGGGCCGCTGGTTCGGCTAG
- a CDS encoding DNA repair helicase XPB: MTDGPLIVQSDKTVLLEVDHPQADDARISIAPFAELERAPEHVHTYRITPLALWNARAAGHDAEQVVDALTTYSRFPVPQPLLIDVVDVMGRFGRLQIANHPAHGLVMSTTDRAVLAEVIRNKKISPMLGARIDDDTVVVHPSERGRLKQALLKVGWPAEDLAGYVDGEAHPIALDETDWQLRDYQRQAAEAFWAGGSGVVVLPCGAGKTMVGAAAMAKAAATTLILVTNTVAGRQWKRELIARTSLTEEEIGEYSGEKKEIRPVTIATYQVITRKTKGEYKHLELFDSRDWGLVVYDEVHLLPAPVFRMTADLQSRRRLGLTATLVREDGREGDVFSLIGPKRYDVPWRDIEAQGWIAPAECTEVRVTLTDAERLEYATAEADERYKLAATALTKTPVIKSIVQKHAGEPTLVIGAYLDQLEMLGDELDAPVIQGATRNKEREELFDKFRRGEIKTLVVSKVANFSIDLPEASVAIQISGTFGSRQEEAQRLGRLLRPKGDGRQAHFYSIVSRDTVDTEYAAHRQRFLAEQGYAYHIVDADDLLRPL, translated from the coding sequence GTGACTGATGGCCCGCTGATCGTCCAGTCCGACAAGACCGTGCTCCTGGAGGTCGACCACCCCCAGGCCGACGACGCGCGGATCTCCATCGCGCCGTTCGCCGAGCTCGAACGGGCGCCGGAACACGTGCACACCTACCGGATCACGCCGCTGGCCCTGTGGAACGCGCGCGCCGCCGGCCACGACGCCGAGCAGGTCGTCGACGCGCTGACGACGTACTCGCGCTTCCCGGTGCCGCAGCCGCTGCTGATCGACGTCGTCGACGTGATGGGCCGCTTCGGGCGGCTGCAGATCGCCAACCACCCGGCGCACGGGCTGGTCATGTCGACCACCGACCGCGCGGTGCTGGCCGAGGTGATCCGGAACAAGAAGATCAGCCCGATGCTGGGCGCGCGGATCGACGACGACACCGTCGTCGTGCACCCGTCCGAGCGCGGGCGGCTCAAGCAGGCGCTGCTGAAGGTCGGCTGGCCGGCCGAGGACCTCGCCGGGTACGTCGACGGCGAGGCGCACCCGATCGCGCTCGACGAAACGGACTGGCAGCTGCGCGACTACCAGCGCCAGGCCGCGGAGGCGTTCTGGGCGGGCGGCTCCGGCGTCGTCGTGCTCCCGTGCGGCGCGGGCAAGACGATGGTCGGCGCGGCGGCCATGGCGAAGGCGGCGGCGACGACGCTGATCCTGGTGACCAACACGGTCGCCGGGCGGCAGTGGAAGCGCGAGCTGATCGCGCGGACGTCGCTGACCGAGGAGGAGATCGGCGAGTACTCCGGCGAGAAGAAGGAGATCCGGCCGGTCACCATCGCGACCTACCAGGTGATCACCCGCAAGACCAAGGGCGAGTACAAGCACCTGGAGCTGTTCGACTCGCGCGACTGGGGCCTGGTCGTCTACGACGAGGTCCACCTGCTGCCGGCGCCGGTGTTCCGGATGACGGCCGACCTGCAGTCCCGGCGCCGGCTCGGCCTGACCGCGACGCTGGTGCGCGAGGACGGCCGCGAGGGCGACGTCTTCTCGCTGATCGGGCCGAAGCGCTACGACGTGCCGTGGCGCGACATCGAGGCGCAGGGCTGGATCGCGCCGGCGGAGTGCACCGAAGTCCGCGTGACGCTGACCGACGCCGAACGGCTCGAGTACGCGACGGCCGAGGCCGACGAGCGCTACAAGCTGGCCGCGACGGCGTTGACGAAGACCCCGGTGATCAAGTCGATCGTGCAGAAGCACGCTGGCGAGCCGACCCTGGTCATCGGCGCCTACCTCGACCAGCTGGAGATGCTCGGCGACGAGCTCGACGCGCCGGTCATCCAGGGCGCGACGCGCAACAAGGAGCGCGAGGAGCTGTTCGACAAGTTCCGCCGCGGCGAGATCAAGACGCTCGTGGTGTCGAAGGTCGCGAACTTCTCGATCGACCTGCCCGAGGCGTCGGTGGCGATCCAGATCTCGGGCACGTTCGGTTCGCGGCAGGAGGAAGCCCAGCGCCTCGGGCGGTTGCTGCGGCCCAAGGGCGACGGCCGGCAGGCGCACTTCTACTCGATCGTCTCGCGCGACACGGTCGACACGGAGTACGCGGCGCACCGGCAGCGGTTCCTCGCGGAGCAGGGCTACGCGTACCACATCGTCGACGCCGACGACCTGCTCCGGCCGCTTTGA
- a CDS encoding TIGR03086 family metal-binding protein, with protein sequence MTGPIDDLDRAVAAAGGLLDRVGPGQWTAPTPCEKWTVRDLTGHLVGLDLVLTAMFSDTPPPDRAADHLGDDPAGAFRRSSAALRAAAARPGALDRVRTTPLGTTTGTDRLRWRVADLLTHSWDLAQATGIEVAVPDDLVERSLAFVLDQLPAQDRSGRFAEARSIDDDAPALDRLAAFTGRAVPWRAER encoded by the coding sequence TTGACCGGCCCCATCGACGACCTGGACCGCGCGGTCGCGGCGGCCGGCGGCCTGCTCGACCGCGTCGGCCCCGGGCAGTGGACCGCGCCCACGCCGTGCGAGAAGTGGACCGTGCGGGACCTGACGGGTCACCTCGTCGGCCTGGACCTCGTGCTCACCGCGATGTTCTCGGACACCCCACCGCCCGACCGCGCGGCCGACCACCTCGGCGACGACCCCGCGGGCGCGTTCCGCCGGTCGTCGGCGGCCCTGCGCGCGGCCGCGGCCCGCCCCGGCGCACTGGACCGCGTCCGCACGACCCCCCTCGGCACCACGACCGGCACCGACCGGCTGCGGTGGCGGGTCGCGGACCTGCTCACGCACAGCTGGGACCTGGCGCAGGCGACCGGGATCGAGGTGGCCGTGCCGGACGACCTCGTCGAGCGGTCGCTGGCGTTCGTGCTGGACCAGCTGCCCGCGCAGGATCGGAGCGGCCGGTTCGCCGAGGCGCGTTCGATCGACGACGACGCCCCGGCCCTCGACCGGCTGGCGGCGTTCACCGGGCGTGCGGTTCCGTGGCGCGCTGAGCGTTGA